From Spirochaetaceae bacterium, the proteins below share one genomic window:
- a CDS encoding carbohydrate ABC transporter permease has protein sequence MYQNQFYVFKRRLNYLVWLVLCVVFLFFFVGPFVWMVTTSFKTPADIIRFPPRLFPELWVVDNYVTMWNELNWLPMFANSFWITGVSVFLLVMVSALGGFSFAKMRWPLRTFCFLLIVAGLIVPTEVDMIPRFLMMTSWGLTGTYIPVILLIIGQGFQTFMIRQFIGTIPDDYFDAAKVDGMGYVWMFIKIVLPLSKAGVITMAIFSTFMVWNQYVYPLIYLTKPHQFTLQLGLGLLQQRLVGQFGPLMAAATMVSIPTLIIYLMFQQRLTSGIAMTGVKG, from the coding sequence ATGTATCAGAACCAATTCTACGTCTTCAAGCGGCGCCTCAACTACCTGGTGTGGCTTGTGCTGTGCGTCGTGTTCCTGTTCTTCTTCGTCGGTCCGTTCGTGTGGATGGTGACGACGTCGTTCAAAACCCCCGCCGACATCATCCGCTTCCCGCCGCGGCTCTTTCCGGAGCTCTGGGTGGTCGACAACTACGTGACCATGTGGAACGAGCTGAATTGGCTGCCCATGTTCGCCAACAGCTTCTGGATCACCGGCGTGAGCGTCTTCCTGCTGGTGATGGTGAGCGCGCTCGGCGGGTTCTCGTTTGCCAAGATGCGCTGGCCGCTGCGCACCTTCTGCTTCCTCCTGATCGTTGCCGGCCTGATCGTGCCGACCGAGGTGGACATGATACCGCGCTTCCTGATGATGACCAGTTGGGGGCTCACCGGCACCTACATCCCCGTGATCCTGCTGATTATCGGCCAGGGCTTCCAGACGTTCATGATCCGCCAGTTCATCGGCACGATTCCGGACGACTACTTCGATGCGGCGAAGGTCGACGGGATGGGCTACGTGTGGATGTTCATCAAGATTGTGCTGCCACTCTCCAAGGCGGGCGTCATCACGATGGCGATCTTTTCCACGTTCATGGTGTGGAACCAGTACGTGTACCCGCTGATCTACCTCACCAAGCCGCACCAGTTCACGTTGCAACTGGGTCTTGGTCTGCTGCAGCAGCGCCTCGTCGGCCAGTTCGGGCCGCTGATGGCGGCGGCTACCATGGTCAGCATCCCGACGCTGATCATCTACCTGATGTTCCAGCAGCGCCTCACCAGCGGCATCGCCATGACCGGAGTGAAGGGTTAG
- a CDS encoding sugar ABC transporter permease yields MIFGILFAAPVVLHLVIFKYYPVLYSIGLSLYRGSLLDPFQKFFGLGNYLFVLRNEYAIRGFLNTFLYGAMYVPGTVVLGIILGLLVSKEYAGKAIFRVAYYTPVVVSIVAAVQVWSWVLSPNNYGLANTVLTAVGLPALEWFYHPTTAMASVAVLGFWSVGLNMLIFLAAIKNIPAQLYESATVDGAGPWRMFWRITIPLLMPTIYFVTITSTILSLRLFEPILLLTGGGPLNSTTTVSFQIYEQAFQFARWGRASAQAAIFFVLVLGITIVQYKVLPESYEK; encoded by the coding sequence ATGATCTTCGGGATCCTGTTCGCGGCTCCCGTCGTACTGCACCTCGTCATCTTCAAGTACTACCCCGTTCTCTATTCCATCGGTCTCAGTCTCTACCGGGGATCGCTGCTCGACCCGTTTCAGAAGTTCTTCGGGTTGGGGAACTACCTGTTCGTGCTGCGCAACGAATACGCCATCCGCGGCTTCCTGAACACCTTTCTGTATGGCGCCATGTACGTCCCCGGCACCGTCGTGCTCGGCATCATACTGGGCTTGCTGGTCTCCAAGGAGTACGCCGGCAAGGCCATATTCCGGGTCGCCTACTATACGCCGGTGGTGGTTTCCATCGTGGCGGCGGTGCAGGTGTGGTCGTGGGTGCTCAGTCCGAACAACTACGGCCTGGCGAACACGGTCCTGACAGCCGTAGGTCTGCCTGCCCTGGAGTGGTTCTATCATCCGACCACGGCGATGGCGTCCGTGGCGGTCCTCGGATTCTGGAGTGTCGGGCTGAACATGCTCATCTTCCTCGCCGCCATCAAGAACATCCCCGCCCAGCTCTACGAGTCCGCCACCGTGGACGGCGCCGGTCCCTGGCGGATGTTCTGGCGGATCACGATCCCGTTGCTGATGCCGACCATCTACTTCGTGACGATCACCTCCACGATCCTGTCACTGCGGCTGTTCGAGCCGATCCTGCTGCTGACCGGCGGTGGCCCGCTGAACTCCACGACCACCGTTTCATTTCAGATCTACGAGCAGGCGTTTCAGTTCGCCCGCTGGGGTCGGGCGTCGGCACAGGCGGCGATCTTCTTCGTTCTCGTGCTCGGCATCACCATCGTGCAGTACAAGGTGCTGCCCGAGTCGTACGAGAAATAG
- a CDS encoding extracellular solute-binding protein produces MIKRSVVFVLVLLVATGMALASPADEAGSSAEELTYWYAGTDAEIAFVQAAVDEYNAQSSGPVIKMVERPASNEAMATAIAGGQGPDIMHYNHNTVWFFGLDSIYDLKEFVLDGEIGLDSASFMPAPRMSVNYGGKVIALPISFGLGAVMYNARLVEEAGLDAGDPPQTWAEFEEWAEALTIREGEETVQWGVTVDSVDWLLQEVMFANGGDWNNDDMSEYAPFKEELIGGVAWIDRLVNELEVMPIPRGVTWTGTSQMLAGEQGFENETIAMKIGHSGFSGELAINPDLRIGLFPIPRGPMAGDTVRISTGYNGLHVMFNSADPLESYLFMKWMVENKAADLAALTTSFPAYAGNLDSYRNDPTYAAMVDHLLNSPVRRFHVFPARLDVRSEEPAVVENVLLGRMTPRESVENFKEHATRVFAENRMELDEFISIQEPVW; encoded by the coding sequence ATGATCAAACGAAGTGTCGTATTCGTTTTGGTGCTCTTGGTCGCGACGGGGATGGCTCTTGCGTCCCCCGCGGACGAGGCAGGCTCCAGCGCCGAGGAGTTGACGTACTGGTACGCGGGCACGGACGCGGAGATCGCGTTCGTACAGGCGGCCGTGGACGAGTACAACGCCCAGTCCAGCGGCCCGGTCATCAAGATGGTAGAGCGCCCGGCCAGCAACGAGGCGATGGCGACCGCGATCGCCGGTGGTCAGGGGCCGGACATCATGCATTACAACCACAACACCGTGTGGTTCTTCGGCCTGGATTCGATCTACGACCTGAAAGAGTTCGTGCTCGACGGCGAGATCGGGCTGGACTCTGCGTCGTTCATGCCTGCACCGCGCATGTCGGTGAACTACGGCGGCAAGGTGATCGCGCTGCCGATCTCGTTCGGACTGGGAGCGGTGATGTATAATGCCCGGCTGGTCGAGGAGGCGGGGCTCGATGCCGGCGATCCACCGCAGACCTGGGCGGAATTCGAAGAGTGGGCGGAGGCGCTGACGATTCGCGAAGGTGAGGAGACGGTTCAGTGGGGCGTGACGGTGGACTCGGTGGACTGGCTGCTGCAGGAAGTGATGTTCGCAAACGGCGGCGACTGGAACAACGACGACATGTCGGAGTACGCGCCGTTCAAGGAAGAGCTGATCGGCGGCGTCGCCTGGATCGATCGGCTGGTCAACGAGCTCGAGGTGATGCCGATCCCGCGCGGGGTTACCTGGACCGGAACGTCACAGATGCTCGCCGGCGAACAGGGCTTCGAGAACGAGACGATCGCGATGAAGATCGGTCACAGCGGATTCTCTGGTGAGTTGGCAATAAATCCCGATCTGCGCATCGGGCTGTTCCCGATTCCGCGCGGCCCGATGGCCGGCGATACGGTCCGCATCAGCACCGGCTACAACGGGCTGCACGTGATGTTCAACTCCGCCGATCCGCTCGAGAGCTACCTGTTCATGAAGTGGATGGTGGAGAACAAGGCAGCCGACCTGGCGGCCCTCACCACCAGCTTTCCGGCGTACGCCGGCAACCTGGACAGTTATCGGAACGATCCCACCTATGCCGCCATGGTGGATCACCTGCTGAACAGCCCGGTGCGGCGGTTTCACGTCTTTCCGGCGCGCCTCGACGTACGCTCGGAGGAACCTGCCGTGGTGGAGAATGTGCTTCTTGGCCGCATGACTCCGCGCGAGTCGGTGGAGAACTTCAAGGAGCATGCCACGCGCGTGTTCGCCGAGAACCGCATGGAGCTCGACGAGTTCATCTCGATTCAGGAGCCGGTCTGGTAG
- the glpK gene encoding glycerol kinase GlpK yields the protein MHILAVDQSTASTKGLVFDEQGTVVARAARAHRQHHPRPDWAEHDAEEIYRNVLAVIGDLVQGEMDARSLAGLAFTNQRETAVVWDRDSGHPVHPAIVWQCMRGAEACRELRAAGLEELFRQRTGLLLDPFFSASKIRWVLEHVPRAREKAESGELLAGTIDSWLVWKLTGGSVHVTDLSNASRTLLLDIRRRRWDPELCAHFGIPVAMLPEPVSSSGLVGETTADGVLPAPVPIAAIAGDSHAALFGQRCFAPGDVKVTVGTGSSIMMNVGGQVRDSGAGLVSSIGFGLEDRVDYVLEGNVHSAGDTVQWLIDGLELFDGIDTIERLAGSVAGSGGVYLVPAFSGLGAPWWDNGATAVLAGMSRETARAHVARAAEESIAFQVRDVLEAACAVVGTPLADLQPRFDGGGSESDFLMQTVADLIGVPLLAAPHQDMSALGAALLAGLATGVWQGTGRIEALPFARRRFEPALAAGEREQRYADWLQAVQRARLRPA from the coding sequence ATGCACATCCTGGCCGTGGACCAGAGCACCGCATCCACAAAGGGCTTGGTGTTCGATGAGCAGGGCACGGTCGTGGCGCGGGCGGCGCGGGCCCACCGGCAGCACCACCCGCGGCCGGACTGGGCCGAGCACGATGCGGAGGAGATCTACCGGAACGTCCTCGCGGTGATCGGCGACCTGGTCCAGGGCGAGATGGACGCCCGGTCGCTCGCCGGCCTGGCCTTCACCAACCAGCGCGAGACCGCGGTGGTCTGGGACCGGGATTCCGGCCATCCCGTGCACCCGGCGATAGTCTGGCAGTGCATGCGGGGTGCCGAGGCGTGCCGCGAACTGCGCGCAGCGGGGCTCGAAGAACTGTTCCGGCAGCGCACCGGGCTGCTCCTGGATCCGTTCTTTTCCGCGAGCAAGATACGCTGGGTGCTGGAGCACGTACCCCGCGCACGCGAGAAGGCCGAATCCGGCGAGCTGCTGGCCGGCACCATCGACAGTTGGCTGGTGTGGAAGCTGACCGGTGGCAGCGTTCACGTCACCGACCTCTCCAATGCGAGCCGTACGCTCCTGCTGGACATACGGCGGCGGCGCTGGGACCCCGAGCTGTGTGCGCACTTCGGCATCCCCGTCGCGATGCTGCCCGAGCCGGTCTCGTCGAGCGGGCTGGTGGGCGAGACGACGGCGGACGGCGTGCTGCCGGCGCCGGTACCGATCGCCGCCATCGCCGGCGACTCGCACGCGGCGCTGTTCGGGCAGCGCTGCTTTGCTCCCGGTGACGTGAAGGTGACCGTGGGCACCGGCTCCTCGATCATGATGAACGTCGGCGGGCAGGTGCGCGATTCCGGCGCCGGGCTGGTCAGCTCGATCGGGTTCGGGCTCGAGGACCGCGTCGACTACGTGCTCGAGGGAAACGTGCACTCGGCCGGCGACACCGTCCAGTGGCTGATCGACGGGCTCGAGCTGTTCGACGGCATCGACACGATCGAGCGGCTGGCCGGCTCGGTGGCCGGCAGCGGCGGGGTATACCTGGTTCCGGCGTTCAGCGGCTTGGGCGCGCCCTGGTGGGACAATGGCGCCACGGCCGTGCTGGCCGGGATGAGCCGCGAGACCGCTCGCGCGCACGTTGCCCGGGCCGCCGAAGAGAGCATCGCCTTCCAGGTGCGCGACGTGCTGGAAGCGGCGTGCGCGGTAGTTGGCACCCCGCTGGCCGACCTGCAGCCGCGCTTCGACGGCGGCGGCAGCGAGAGCGACTTCCTGATGCAGACCGTGGCGGACCTGATCGGCGTGCCGCTGCTGGCGGCGCCGCACCAGGACATGTCGGCGCTCGGCGCCGCGCTCTTGGCGGGCCTGGCCACTGGGGTGTGGCAGGGAACAGGCCGGATCGAGGCGCTTCCGTTCGCCCGGCGCCGCTTCGAGCCCGCGCTGGCGGCCGGCGAGCGGGAGCAGCGCTACGCGGACTGGCTGCAGGCCGTGCAGCGCGCCAGGCTGCGCCCGGCGTAG
- a CDS encoding sugar phosphate isomerase/epimerase — translation MADLRFGAGIWMFCQFVDRYATDAYGPPATTLDAIARAGEVEGLEVLDINYPFGDGIGVADVKAALARHNLSAQAITPHIYMREFTRGAFTNPDPALRERALDRCREGIEVARELGAKYVKFWPGQDGYDYPLQADYGWLWEQSVGAVRELATSAPDMRFAIEYKLKEPRTHMFFCNAATTILAIQDMGVDNVGVVLDVGHSLFAKETPAEALRLAHRFDRLASVEINDNWREWDDDLAAGSIHLVETLEVMLALREIGWSEPLLLDQFPFREDPVTAARESIRTIRQLDALVDRLDRDALADAQRRQDALAAQRLVLDLLLS, via the coding sequence ATGGCGGACTTGAGATTCGGTGCGGGGATATGGATGTTCTGCCAGTTCGTGGACCGTTACGCGACCGACGCATACGGCCCACCGGCGACGACCCTGGATGCGATCGCGCGCGCCGGGGAGGTGGAAGGCCTCGAGGTGCTGGACATCAACTACCCGTTCGGTGACGGCATCGGCGTCGCCGACGTGAAGGCGGCGTTGGCCCGCCACAACCTGAGCGCGCAGGCCATTACGCCGCACATCTACATGCGCGAGTTCACGCGCGGCGCCTTTACCAACCCCGACCCGGCGCTGCGGGAGCGAGCGCTGGACCGATGCCGGGAGGGCATTGAGGTGGCGCGCGAGCTGGGGGCGAAGTACGTGAAGTTCTGGCCGGGACAGGACGGTTACGACTACCCGCTGCAGGCCGACTACGGGTGGCTGTGGGAGCAGTCGGTGGGGGCGGTCAGGGAGCTTGCCACCTCGGCGCCCGACATGCGGTTTGCCATCGAGTACAAGCTGAAGGAACCGCGCACCCACATGTTCTTCTGCAACGCGGCGACCACCATCCTGGCGATCCAGGACATGGGGGTGGACAACGTCGGTGTGGTGCTCGACGTCGGGCATTCCCTGTTTGCCAAGGAGACTCCGGCGGAAGCGTTACGGCTGGCGCACCGTTTCGACCGGCTGGCCAGCGTCGAGATCAACGACAACTGGCGCGAGTGGGACGACGACCTGGCCGCCGGGTCGATCCACCTGGTCGAGACGCTGGAGGTGATGCTGGCGCTGCGCGAGATCGGCTGGAGCGAGCCGCTGCTGCTGGATCAGTTCCCGTTCCGCGAGGATCCGGTGACCGCGGCGCGCGAGAGCATTCGCACCATCCGGCAACTGGATGCGCTGGTCGACCGCCTCGACCGCGACGCGCTCGCCGACGCGCAACGCCGGCAGGACGCGCTGGCGGCACAGCGCCTGGTCCTGGACCTGCTGCTCTCCTGA
- a CDS encoding transketolase — MTDRELALKSVCYRRTVLRIIKEAGAGHTGGSLSCIDVLNVLYNDVLNVSPAAFADPARDRYIHSKGHSVEALYTVLADRGFFPDSHLHTLSRYRSHFVGHPTRKVNGIEHNTGALGHGLPVAAGLALAGARSTRRFRVFALLGDGELTEGSVWEAAMAAAHYRLDNLVVIVDRNGLQITGRTEDVMGLEPLAQRFSAFGLEVRTCDGHDIGALRAAFEEIPFAPGRPSLLLARTVKGKGVSFMEDQAGWHHHVPSDAELRSALQELQRAEAELQVVCA, encoded by the coding sequence ATGACGGATCGAGAGCTGGCTCTGAAGTCGGTCTGCTACCGCCGGACGGTGCTGCGGATCATCAAGGAGGCCGGGGCAGGCCACACCGGGGGCAGCCTGTCGTGCATCGACGTTCTCAACGTGTTGTACAACGACGTGTTGAACGTCTCCCCCGCTGCCTTTGCGGATCCGGCGCGCGATCGGTACATCCACAGCAAGGGCCACTCCGTCGAGGCGCTCTACACCGTCCTCGCCGACCGCGGGTTCTTTCCGGACTCGCACCTGCACACGCTGAGCCGCTACCGGTCGCACTTCGTCGGGCACCCGACGCGGAAGGTCAACGGCATCGAGCACAATACCGGCGCCCTCGGGCACGGCCTGCCGGTGGCCGCGGGACTGGCGCTCGCCGGCGCGAGGAGCACGCGTCGATTTCGTGTGTTCGCGTTGCTGGGCGACGGCGAGCTTACCGAGGGCTCGGTGTGGGAGGCGGCGATGGCGGCGGCTCACTACCGGCTGGACAACCTGGTCGTGATCGTGGACCGCAACGGACTGCAGATCACCGGGCGCACGGAGGACGTGATGGGCCTGGAGCCGTTGGCGCAGCGGTTCTCGGCCTTCGGCCTGGAGGTGCGTACGTGCGACGGCCATGACATCGGGGCCCTGCGCGCCGCGTTCGAGGAGATCCCCTTTGCTCCGGGGCGCCCCAGTCTGCTGCTCGCCCGCACGGTGAAGGGTAAGGGCGTGAGCTTCATGGAGGACCAGGCCGGGTGGCACCATCATGTGCCGAGCGACGCAGAACTCCGTTCGGCGCTGCAGGAGCTGCAGCGCGCGGAGGCCGAGTTGCAGGTGGTGTGCGCTTGA
- a CDS encoding DeoR/GlpR family DNA-binding transcription regulator: MAARANSSRGQSNLLGQQRRVRILELLQEEGSARVSELSRVFAVSEPTIRQDLDRLQEDGLIIREYGGAFLKSIPDQVRSLSLQHTENMQRKSAIGRKVAEFVRDGDTIILDAGSTVTEVARNLEGKRDLTIVTNALNIALLLGGHFGFEVMVTGGEFKGPTLSLTGEKAAAFFDKIHAAKLFLAAGGISFAAGLTYPGFNDIYVKRAMIASARQVYLVADSTKLGKSALAALGGLDLIHTFITDDGIGADDRAEFERRGIEVVVAPVDS; encoded by the coding sequence ATGGCAGCCAGAGCGAATTCGAGCAGAGGGCAGTCGAATCTTCTCGGCCAGCAGCGGCGGGTGAGAATCCTCGAGTTGTTGCAGGAGGAGGGCAGCGCGCGGGTGAGCGAGCTCAGCCGTGTGTTCGCGGTCTCCGAACCCACGATCCGGCAGGACCTGGACCGGCTGCAGGAGGATGGCCTGATCATACGCGAGTACGGCGGCGCGTTCCTGAAGAGCATACCCGACCAGGTGCGGAGTCTCAGCCTGCAACACACCGAGAACATGCAGCGCAAGAGCGCGATCGGCCGCAAGGTCGCGGAGTTTGTCCGTGACGGCGACACCATCATCCTGGACGCGGGTTCCACGGTTACCGAGGTCGCCAGGAACCTGGAGGGCAAGCGCGACCTCACGATCGTCACCAATGCCCTGAACATCGCGTTGCTCCTCGGAGGGCACTTCGGTTTCGAGGTCATGGTCACCGGCGGGGAGTTCAAGGGCCCCACGCTGTCACTGACCGGCGAGAAGGCCGCGGCGTTCTTCGACAAGATCCATGCGGCCAAGCTGTTCCTCGCCGCGGGCGGCATCTCGTTCGCCGCCGGTCTCACCTACCCGGGGTTCAACGACATCTACGTGAAGCGCGCAATGATCGCCTCGGCACGCCAAGTGTATCTCGTGGCCGACTCCACCAAGCTCGGCAAGTCCGCCCTTGCCGCGCTCGGCGGGCTGGACCTGATCCACACCTTCATCACCGACGACGGTATCGGTGCCGACGACCGCGCCGAGTTCGAACGCCGCGGTATCGAGGTCGTCGTTGCCCCGGTCGACAGTTGA
- a CDS encoding nucleoside hydrolase, which translates to MHYEFPDDKKIRVIVNTDAKNEADDQYAIVHAILTPAFELHGVVPAHFGTGKSAHSLRDSHDETMLLLDLMDLRDQVHVADGGEHELPDERTPVDSPGARLIIEQAMKDDPRPLHVAFYGPLTDMASALLLEPAIESRNVVVIWIGGGPWPLGGREYNLSNDVGAANVIMRSRLAVWQIPQTVYRRMPVSYAELFDKVYPCGRIGRYLVDQLVEHNAETRPFAMPYRSLGDSPCVGVMMYPGCGAWSWRPAPEFEPTMHYRHTGKNRPIRVYEDIDARFIHEDFFAKLKHFARERDEYEG; encoded by the coding sequence ATGCACTACGAGTTCCCAGACGACAAGAAGATTCGCGTGATCGTGAATACCGACGCCAAGAACGAAGCGGACGATCAGTACGCTATCGTGCACGCCATACTTACGCCGGCGTTCGAGCTGCACGGCGTGGTTCCCGCCCACTTCGGGACGGGAAAGTCGGCGCACAGTCTCCGCGACAGCCACGACGAGACCATGCTGCTGCTCGACCTCATGGATCTCCGCGACCAGGTCCACGTGGCCGACGGCGGCGAGCATGAGCTGCCCGACGAACGCACGCCTGTCGACTCGCCCGGCGCGCGCCTGATCATCGAGCAGGCCATGAAGGACGACCCGCGGCCCCTGCACGTCGCCTTCTACGGTCCGCTCACCGACATGGCGTCCGCGCTGCTCCTGGAGCCGGCCATCGAATCGCGCAACGTGGTGGTGATCTGGATCGGCGGAGGGCCGTGGCCGCTCGGCGGCCGCGAGTACAACCTGTCCAACGACGTCGGCGCCGCCAACGTCATCATGCGCTCCCGGCTCGCCGTGTGGCAGATCCCGCAGACCGTGTATCGAAGGATGCCGGTAAGCTACGCGGAACTGTTCGACAAGGTATACCCGTGCGGCAGGATCGGCCGCTACCTCGTCGACCAGTTGGTGGAGCACAACGCCGAAACGAGGCCATTCGCCATGCCGTACCGCTCGCTCGGAGACTCCCCGTGCGTCGGCGTGATGATGTACCCGGGCTGCGGCGCATGGAGCTGGCGCCCCGCGCCGGAGTTCGAGCCCACGATGCACTACCGCCACACGGGAAAGAATCGGCCGATTCGCGTATACGAGGACATCGACGCGCGTTTCATCCACGAGGACTTCTTCGCCAAGCTCAAGCACTTCGCCCGCGAACGCGACGAGTACGAGGGGTAA
- a CDS encoding glucose 1-dehydrogenase — translation MPAKTVVVTGASRGIGRGIARRFAADGARVVASADEEAVHEVAEEIRKDDGEAIALVCDVTRKSDVDRLYATAFERYGSVDISVQNAGVITIARVEQLGEEEWDRIMAVNTKGVFLCCQAAAAYMRANGWGRLINTASGQAREGFIYTPHYAASKMGVVGITHSLAKELAADGITVNAFCPGIIDTGMWAYNDRAWGTLLGDYGPGELMAEWVEGIPMKRAGTPEDVAGLVAFLASDDAAYITGQTINVDGGLIMS, via the coding sequence ATGCCGGCGAAGACGGTCGTGGTCACCGGTGCGAGCCGCGGAATCGGACGTGGCATTGCGCGGCGATTTGCCGCGGACGGTGCGCGCGTCGTCGCGAGTGCAGACGAAGAGGCCGTGCACGAGGTCGCCGAGGAGATCAGGAAGGATGACGGCGAGGCTATCGCCCTGGTCTGCGACGTGACCCGGAAGAGCGACGTCGATCGTCTCTACGCGACCGCCTTCGAGCGCTACGGCTCGGTGGACATCTCGGTGCAGAACGCCGGAGTCATTACCATCGCGCGCGTCGAGCAGTTGGGCGAGGAGGAGTGGGACCGGATCATGGCGGTGAACACCAAGGGAGTGTTCCTGTGCTGCCAGGCCGCGGCAGCCTACATGCGAGCGAACGGCTGGGGGCGGCTCATCAATACCGCCTCCGGCCAAGCCCGCGAGGGCTTCATCTACACGCCGCACTACGCGGCAAGCAAGATGGGGGTCGTGGGGATCACGCACAGCCTGGCGAAGGAACTCGCCGCCGACGGGATCACGGTCAACGCATTTTGCCCGGGCATCATCGATACCGGGATGTGGGCCTACAACGACCGCGCCTGGGGAACGCTGCTCGGCGACTACGGGCCCGGCGAGCTGATGGCCGAATGGGTCGAGGGCATTCCCATGAAGCGGGCGGGAACACCCGAGGATGTGGCCGGCCTCGTTGCCTTCCTCGCCTCCGACGACGCCGCCTACATCACCGGCCAGACCATCAACGTCGACGGCGGCCTGATCATGTCGTAG
- a CDS encoding antitoxin VapB family protein, which produces MTTKNTSLELDAYEKLKAAKRPGESFSATVRRARFGPSDSTGRTILALLQNLEVEPADRAAAEYWAAGAAAARTTTRR; this is translated from the coding sequence ATGACAACCAAGAACACATCGCTTGAGCTGGACGCTTACGAAAAGCTCAAGGCCGCCAAGCGGCCCGGGGAGTCCTTCTCGGCTACCGTACGGCGGGCGCGGTTCGGTCCGAGTGACTCCACCGGGAGGACGATTCTGGCCCTGCTGCAGAATCTTGAGGTAGAGCCGGCCGACCGAGCGGCTGCCGAGTACTGGGCCGCGGGCGCCGCCGCTGCCCGGACCACGACCCGCCGTTAG
- a CDS encoding homocysteine S-methyltransferase family protein — MPRGHSAASSARTPTSATTRRDRFANRPLLSNQLPTRGPDIIQAAGYSPSRIARFAFGWLDAGAQIVGGCCASGPEHIAAIRRVVSAADRRSSPMQHPGIVARRLAHAWRSGIRIPGLGDARPRSRDEAYAMQDAVTGLLGLPVAGWKVGAATPAIIAERGLDEPIPGPLFGTRVYSSDGVLPAADSPPPTWRPSSRSGRWPSYRRGAPRTRPPTWRR; from the coding sequence TTGCCGCGCGGGCATTCGGCGGCGTCATCGGCGCGTACGCCAACCTCGGCTACGACCCGACGGGACCGGTTTGCCAACCGCCCCCTGCTCAGCAACCAACTGCCCACCCGCGGGCCGGACATCATCCAGGCGGCGGGCTACTCCCCGTCGCGCATCGCCCGGTTCGCCTTCGGCTGGCTGGACGCCGGCGCGCAGATCGTCGGCGGCTGCTGCGCCTCCGGCCCCGAGCACATCGCCGCGATCCGCCGCGTCGTCTCGGCCGCCGACCGGCGTAGCTCGCCGATGCAACATCCGGGCATCGTGGCGCGGCGGTTGGCCCACGCATGGCGATCCGGCATACGGATTCCGGGCCTGGGCGATGCCCGGCCGCGCAGCCGCGACGAGGCGTACGCCATGCAGGACGCCGTGACGGGTCTGCTCGGGCTGCCGGTGGCCGGTTGGAAGGTGGGTGCCGCGACGCCCGCCATCATCGCCGAGCGCGGCCTGGACGAGCCGATTCCGGGCCCGCTGTTCGGCACGCGCGTGTACTCCAGTGACGGCGTGCTGCCGGCGGCCGACTCCCCGCCGCCAACCTGGAGACCGAGTTCGCGGTCCGGACGCTGGCCGAGCTACCGCCGCGGTGCGCCGCGTACCAGACCGCCGACTTGGCGGAGGTGA